TGGCCCACGTCCAGAACCGTCACCCGGGTGGCGGTCTCCCGGCTGCGGGCGAGGTGTGCGGCCAGGGGCACGCCCATCGCCACGGCCAGGCCCACCGCCACGGCACCCCGGGCCAGGCGTCCGGTCCGCCAGCACAGGATCCCGGCCAGGAGGAGATAGACGGCCGCCACCTCGGCCAGGCTGGGGGTGGTGAGCCACAGGGCGGCGCCAGGGAGGGCGGCCAGCCAGGCCGTCATCCGGTCGGCCGCCGCCAGGCCCCAGCTGCCCATGGCAACGAGGAGGCCAGCCACCGGCTCCGCCACCGGCAGGGCCAAGGCCGCGGCCAGGCCCAGGATCAGGGCCCAGGCGCCGATGAGGGGCTCCACCAGGACATTGGCCACCGGGCTGACCAGGGACAGGCGGTTGAAGTGGAGGATCCCCAACGGGGCCGTGCCTAAGCCCGCGGCCAGGGACAAGGCCAGGGAGCCGGCAAGCCAGGCGGCCAGGCGCTGGCGCAGGCCGGCCTGCCGCTCGGTGATGGCGGGCAGCTGGCGGAGGATGACCGGCAGCACCAGGGCGATGGCCAGCATGGCGGCAAAGGAGAGCTGGAAGGAAACGTCCAGGAGGCTTGGCGGATGGGCCACCAGGATGATCAGCCCGGCCGCGGCAGTGCTGGTCGTCAGACGGGCCTGCCGGTGCCAGACCAGAGCGGCCAGCACCACCACCACCATGATCAGGGACCGCAGCACCGGAATCTCAAGACCAGCGACCAGGGCATAGCCGGTGAGCGGCAGCAGCGCAAAGAGCCCGGCCAGCTGGCGGGCGGGCAGGCGCAGGAGAAGGCCAGGCCAAAGGCCCAGCAGCCAGCGGGCGCAGCCGGCGGCAAACAGGGCCACCACCGCCATGTGGGCGCCGGAGATGGACAGGATGTGGAAGACGCCGCAGGCCTCGAAGTTGTCCAGGAGATCCTGCGGGATGCCCGCCCGCTGCCCCACCAGGATCGCCTGGTAGAGGGCCTGGTACCGGGGCGGCGCATGGCGCTCCACCAGGGCCAGGATCGGCTGCCTGAGGCACTGGGCCCAGGCCTGCCAGGGCCGGGCGGCCGGAGCGCCGGGGAGCCTGAGCAGGTGACCGGGGTCCCGGATCCAGCCGGAGACCCAGATCCCCTGGCGGGCCAGATGGCGGGGATAGTCGAAGCTGCCGGGGTTGGCGAAGCCCCGGGCCGGCCCCAGTCTGGCCAGGGCGCGAACCCGGTCGCCGGCCATGAGCGGCTCGCCCGGTGTGCCGGCCAGGCTCAGGCGCAGGCGGCCATGGGCCGGCTGGTCGCCGGTGGGCCGGTGCAGGGCCTCGACGTCTACGAGCA
The Thermodesulfobacteriota bacterium genome window above contains:
- a CDS encoding DNA internalization-related competence protein ComEC/Rec2, with product HGQPFFAPPRDPSHLASLIAAEETAAVTGTLAAAPQLDQERTRLLVDVEALHRPTGDQPAHGRLRLSLAGTPGEPLMAGDRVRALARLGPARGFANPGSFDYPRHLARQGIWVSGWIRDPGHLLRLPGAPAARPWQAWAQCLRQPILALVERHAPPRYQALYQAILVGQRAGIPQDLLDNFEACGVFHILSISGAHMAVVALFAAGCARWLLGLWPGLLLRLPARQLAGLFALLPLTGYALVAGLEIPVLRSLIMVVVVLAALVWHRQARLTTSTAAAGLIILVAHPPSLLDVSFQLSFAAMLAIALVLPVILRQLPAITERQAGLRQRLAAWLAGSLALSLAAGLGTAPLGILHFNRLSLVSPVANVLVEPLIGAWALILGLAAALALPVAEPVAGLLVAMGSWGLAAADRMTAWLAALPGAALWLTTPSLAEVAAVYLLLAGILCWRTGRLARGAVAVGLAVAMGVPLAAHLARSRETATRVTVLDVGQGAAVVAELPHGVTVLLDGGSTAGRTFNLGREIIGRFLWQRRIRRLDGMVVSHSHADHTNALPFVLGAFRPRRLWTNGEPSPGGEPEWLAAARQLGLAAETPAAGEVLLATGEARLAVLSSPLAATGSHGPPALPRGPNAASLVVRLAAGRHRLLFPGDIDQEAEAALLAAGADLAAEVLLAPHHGDGKACGQTFLAAVAPKLILASAGFANPFGFPDPALPARAAALGSRFLGTADSGAITVVASGSGLAAWSFRPDRGQPGRSDPAWVLAEDVGKGISAGGDGQ